aagtttGATTGTACATAAAAAactattgtaaaaaaaatatataaatattttaaagcaggacagttttattaatgaaaaataatgcCATGTGATCTCATAAAGAAATTTCATTAGATAATTAAATTTAACACAAAATAGTTTGAAAGATACAGGGTACATATAACTACATTTATTCTAGCTAGATTATCGCTTCTACcagaaattttaatattatattatctaaataCCTGGTTTTATGTACGTTCATTCAGGCCATCATATCATTTTCTATACTAGATCTGTTGGACTAGTATGTTTAAATGAGCCAGCATGTTAGTTAAATTTCAGGTGAAACAATTCATGGCCAGAGGACAGAATTAGTGTCAAAGTGGCGAAATACACATACAGTAGCTAGGAAGGTTTGGGGTGGGGCTGGAATATAAGGTAACATAAGGGGTATTGTCTCGAAGCATGTTTGGAAAACACATATATACTTGTACACATGTAGTATACATTTAACTATGGTACATGATTGATAAACCCATCTCAGTCTCATCAAAAAGGTAAATGGAATGaaaacatgatataaaacaatgtgtatatttatattatcttCATTTGGAGAAAAATCAGAATTTCAATTGTTCTCAATGGAAAGACTAAGCGCATTTTGATACAAAACCACTTGGGGTCAAGTAGACAGTTAGACTTTACTAAACTAATCAGGTACATAGGCTGTCACAGCATGCTATCATTTGAATTTATTGCTATAATGGACCATCTAGGGTTGAAGAAAATATGCATACCTTACCTGTGACGCACGCCTTACTGATCATCATCTCAGGTAAGATGTCAGCTTAGGTGGTAGGATGGGGATAGAGGGAGAAAAGGGTACTAGGCTTAGTGTCCATAACGACAGACATGTATGTCTGTAGTTACAAGAATAGTCGAGACAAATAAAGTACTTCGAATTAAGCAAAGTATATGAATACGTCAATTTCAAGAAACCATAACATAAGGTAGGTAAAGTACGATTTACCGTCACTTAGTTTCACTTTCCGGttactgtgacgtcatattttaaCGGTATTTTTTATAACGTCGCAATTCCCAGAAAGTGGAATGAATCGACGGTAAATCGAACTTTACCCACATCAACTTGGTATCTCAAAACTCCCGTGTTCTAGATAACGAGCTCGAGGTGGTTTGcaaataatacacatttataaatatcaCAGCAATACATCTAATTCAACTATGAATTTTCAGTTCAGTACAAATGCAAAGATGAGCAAAATTGGACAGCATTTCAAGGTGCcatttttgtaaactttttcCTTGCACAAAGGTAAATTCCaaagataattttatttgcttattttggattttatactgtatatctgtaaGTAGTATGTGATTTGGTCAAAATCTTATTCTAAACCCTTGGAATGTTATTTTAATAGCAATGATAATTggaattgatattttattcttcGAGAAGAACTTATTccattatgtaaatatttggaATATTTGCTTTATGCAATTGTCGGTAAAGGAGTTATCTTCTCTTGTTGTGTGTTTCGTACAGATGATCAACATGACTTAGCCAACAGATACGTTTAAATGAAAAGTATAAGTTATGTCGACAGTTTTGGAATGGTTTGAAAGTCATTTGAAACAAGTATGTGaactttttaatgtaaaattatcgTTGTGtcgtaaaaataaattcttgaaatcaataaacaattaaaataaaaataacatcagACATTTGTATGTTTTTGCAGTATATCTATtagataaaatacattttcttcaATATTGCTACATGATTACGAGATGATAATGTACTACGGTTTATGATATAGCATCAGGCATCCATGAAGTTGATGTTagtttcatttattcatttattcagCTTTTGTCTCTGTGTAGTTGTCGATTTTGTCCATTTTGTCTTGGCAATCCAGTATTGGctgaaaaaatgaaacatttctttcttaattaatgataaagtaacatcatcaaaatgtattttgaagtTCCGCGACATAAGAATAGTTTGGCGGTTAAAGTTTAAGACTCCGCTTAAACGTGTGACTTTTTGTATGACTATATATCACTTCCTAGGTGcacttgaacataacttagttgaTAAACACGGGTAAACATAATgacatggttatttggtgacataaatatatactgAACCATGTGGACTTGCAATACAAGTGTACATTTTCTGCATATTttacacaaacaacacaccaaTCTATGAGTCAGAAGTAATATCTCAGGGTAGGATGGATGCATACCCACTTTATATCAACTAAGTTATCATCATATATACCCAAGAGTTGATATATAGGCATATAAAAATCACTAGTGGTCTTAAACCTTATTATTTTACCTCATCTTCTTAAATcttattattatacctcatcCATGTGTTAGTTTACTCTGGTTAACGgaacatttatatcatattaacaACTGATTAAATGTAAAACCAGCATTGACTAGATGTTATTTAGTATTTCTTAACCATCACTTCATCTCTGTTTCACGTGTATAATTTGAACGGAGACGGTCTGACAGTTGTTAAGACTCCAGGACATGACACATGAAGGCAATCTGTGGTGACAGTATATTTTCCGTAACATTGTGCCTAAAGCTTACGATTAACACAGTAGATTACTGCTCgacattttcaacatttttaattaaaacagttATTGAAATCTACAAACTGAATGTAATTACCCACCATGTCCCCTTCACAGCCAAAGTCGTAAATAtcggaaatacatgtatgtgcatgtaCGGTAAGGGTATACCTAACGTGTTACTCTGAATACGAAGCTCAACAAGTACGGGAAATGATAGTAGTTACAACATATGCTGTGTGGTTTGggtgttttgttacatttttcacatcttgttttaataaattatacatgtatcctGCTATCTAGCTTTTTTGTGCAAACACCGAAGTTAAGATGGTATGGGCAATTGAAACagaatatttcaatgttttcaatAAGTCCAATTTGGATAGAAACAATAATATTCGTATAATAAAACGATTGATGCCCCCGTGATGGAGCGGGGGCATCGATGCTATAATGTCTTTTACATTGTATTGGCTCGGTTATTTGCAGACAACCGTATGTTATATGCTGCCTGTGGTGAGTGCATGTGTTAGTAGGATACACAACACATTCAAGATGTCCTCATTTAGTAGATAATTAAACATTTAGAtatattatagtgttatctcgcTGAAGTGTACTATCAAAGGCACAGAACGGCAAACACATTACCTTATTTTCGTCCTTCAGAGGGGGATTTCTTAGCAGAAGACACAATGGACTGAAGGCGATGTTTATGATGGCTATCCCCCACATAAGCCTGTAAGGAACAAAGGATATAAACTTCTTTACTGAGTGTGTGAATAACGCATCATTATGCAGTTCAAAAGACACaggaaataaataaagaatatttaaaactgttaaatatgtattaagtacatactacatatataagTACATATAAATCACGTTTTGTCTGAGGAATACAGTCTaagaaatatatctaaatatttgtCATGTATTTGAATACATAGCTTACCTCATGCAAGCGTTATCTAGCTATATTATGATCGTACTGTATCATGTGAATCAATATCTCACGAAAACAGATAAACTATTATTTATCTCAATCAATATTTTACTTACATGCCAATAAAACAAGTATGGAACACACGAggtttttaattgaaaaaaagtattttccTTTCCTGTTGATTGGAaagatattatttttcaaatcgaTTTTTATTCACATGATCTGTTTGCATTattagttgtttttttaaatcagtGATTGTCCTACGGTAACGTACCATGAAAATCCTACTAGCTTTACAATCTGTCCAGCAATTGACGGACCTAAAATGAAAAGTGATTCAATGCATAAgatatgtgtggtatattaatAATCAAATGCTATGCAAATAGTCAAATAGCTGAATGTAGATATAaacgaaaaacaaaaatatctctACGACAGTAACTAACACATTTGACGCTGAGCATTTCTCAGATGTAGTTATTGCAAGATAGACGATTAATATACATTACTGTAAACCAGATTTCTTTCGCAtgcgatttaatttcgcgagTTTTGCTATCACAGTAAAATTGCGAAAATAGATATCCGCGGAATAATATCTTCGTTAGAGAAATGTCCTTTCGTTTTTATCAATACTGTGAATGTTACAATCTTGGTTCCCTCACTAACGACTTGCTTGACCAATTCACCGTGTAATATTCGCGAATTTTTTGAAATAACAATCTCAAAATTAAGTACATGTagccacgaaagaaagttgataCAGATTGCAGTATGCCATTTAGTTATAGTTTTATATCGTTATTTCATTTGTGTTCCATTGATAGTTTTGGATGCATTTATGGTTTTTTCCCACAATTTAAGAGCAGCGAAAGAAAATTAGTTAGCAATATGTCATTCAATAATATTCTTACTGTATGTCatggtttatttttttctgttgataATTTGGATGCATTAATCGTTAGTGTTGAATGAACGTGAAAATGACCAAGACTCGTAGTTCTACGCCCTTGTCATTTTTTCTGAAGACAGATACAAGGATATATTAGTTCATGTGTACTTATATGATTATATGATGTATTACCTATGCCGTAGGCGAGACAGACCGCGAGCTGTGCTATAGCATAGACACTCCCATACACTGCCACATGGCGTGTGTCCACCAACAGAGCCAGTAACGGCATGATAGAGGCGTCAGTAATACCTGTAGATTACATAACTgtatttaattgtcaaaatacaAAGTACCACACGATTGTAGTGAGTTTTATaacttattttgttttgttaaaagcTGGAATTTTGAAAAcgttttttttatgtttgtaaaaatttattttgaaatcataatttaattttgtagtatttaattttgaaatactgaaaacattttctatcattttttttattaaattaattttgaaataatgaaaacattttcattttagtaaaattgattttgagaAATTTTGAACGATCTCTTTTCCGCTAAATTGACATGTaaactatttatttatatttggctgtttatttcaattattgtgcctcaaattaaatgttagataaaaattacaaaaacaatcGTTTACCTAAGCCCAATCCCAGGCCAAAGTGTGGAAGAATTAGCTCAGCAACACTATTAGCAAGTGGGATctgaataagaaataaaaacatatgcaGTGCTcttgaattaaaaacaaaagataGAGCCCgtatcaatataaattatatttggaTTTTCGTCTTTGCACAGAGACTATTATATGAATCCAAATTTTAATATTATGGATGTCAAACCAGATAAAAATGATTCTGCGAATTATTAGcctaaatatttgtttataattatcGACTACATGACATaaagaaaattatattgaaaacataTGGTCATTAAACACCAACAAAtcaggagaaaaaaacccagatgtGGCTTATTGCATCATTATTAATAGCgcaaataatataaaaacaattgaaaataatttcgGAAGATGCAAGTCAAAAAATCCGGtgataaaattgtttgaaaatttattttaaaaaaaaatcttatactTACAAGCGACAGACATAGGCCTATCAGAAGCATGCTGCATAACGAACAAATCCACCTGGAAAAAAGGATGATAGAATAACAATTTGTGAGAGAATTGAGCTTTagacatgatatatataagaagAAATCCATTAATTGATTGAAATCGTTATATCTATTCCGAatttgtatgttacagagttatttgcacttgcgggtaggtattgattgtgacgtcatgtgtttgcgagcgtaacgtcatgcGTTTCGGAAAAAACGACGTGAATgacgctcacaaaataatgacgtaacaatcgatacctacccgcaagggaactaactctgtaatatgcaaagacgaaatatcACGGTGTcgatatgatattttcattcgCTTGAATAAAAGTGCTCATCTCTCATCAATAAGAAAGCaagtgttatctcccttcctttGTTATAATCTTTACTTATTTCAGCTGTAGTTTGATAGCTGAAAACCTAGTGCAACACGTACCTTCCTATTCGTTTAGCAATAACTCCAAAAAAGTTCGCGCCTACAAAGTATCCAATGCTATCAGGCAGGAATACCAAACCTAAAAATAAATGTCAGTCGTTTAGACACCCTCATTGTATGACACTCATTATTGCAAGTAGCAATCGCGAAGAAAATGTACATAATCATGACATATAGTACAAGATTTTATCcttatttaaaataaacattagttaAATTTATAATCGTAATTGCATTCTGAGGTccatatgaaaacaaaaacttgTTTGTAACGATCATAATCATTAGCTTAAATACTTTTATAAGCACATTTTAgtacgtcgcttctgattggctgatataacTAAGTAATTATTTCACGGACAAAAATATCGTATGATATGGAGATATAAGACAAAACATCTGTGAATAGTCTAATCAAAAACATGTcgcagtttatttagagtatACTCAATCAATTCtttaattaaaggcccactacctttccgaaacggcttttaatttttaaaatgggaatgtaaaacaagatcgataattttgtagagtcctaaaagttatgaacttaccgttaatactacattaatcatcaccttctgaacgatttgattaaaataaataaaatgtttattttcataacgcgggtcgtattatgtttcccgccgtcgtcctaaataccgcgcggtagttgactatcactgcgccagatggcaaaacagcgaattgactctccactgttttcatatattacgcaggcaatcttgcatatgattggtgtcgtaaccttattttagatcatcggtatgcattttctggtgttattaatgttttttaagaaacctttatattttgctccggaaaggtaatgggcctttaagagGTGTTcgtaaataaaatgattaaatacatGCAATTAGGACATCGGCActaataaattaagaaaatctACACATTCAAATAGTAATTAACAACAGTATATGTTTGCATACCTAGTTCCCACTTTTGAGCATGCATTGTATCAATAATCCATAAAGGAACGGTTGGTTCGAGGGTTGCCATGGCAGTGGTTGTCAGCATGACAGCACCTAACAGTAGAAATAGGGGAGATAAATCTAATAAGGAATCAAAAAGTGATTACAAGATGCTTTATGATATTAACGCCAGGCATGGAAATAAactcaaataaaaacaaacagttTAGCATTGTAAAGGCATTTATGTAACTAAGCTGGTTTGAAACGTTCTATTGCTCTGATGCATTTCATTGGAGATACTAATTTGTGTCAAATAAGTGAAAAGCGcgatatatattcaatatattcaatataatgGATGAACTCAGCATTTtaagaaattcattaatatGAATATTGATACGACATTGGACAATGATGTTACACCTGAATCATCCAGAATGTAACACAGATGTAAAACTGAATAATAACGTACCTGCAGCCACAAGAATGTATGGATCCCTCAACAGTCGATGGAGTGGTGTACCTAATACAGGTAACTGAAAGTAAAGCATCGTGGTTAAACAGCACAACTCTTTCTAAAACATGTTTCTAATGAAGTAAATACATTTGGTTCTtttttgtgatttgtgaatatTATTTCTACTACGCGGGGTTCAATGATAATAATACTATGATCTTGAACATCTGGTTTATAACTTAACAAAATGTCATAAATCGACCGGAGCGCTGCATTGCGCATGCGCAAGACACATACTTTTTATTGAAACCAGTGCAATGGTATGCACCATCTTACCTTTTGGTTAAGTGTTGGTCGCACAATCATTATCTGTAATactgaaataaaacatgatTATTTCGCTATGGTTTGTGTTGCTTTACTAAATATAGATTCTGAATCCAATCTTTTGAATATGTGGGTTTCGAGAATCAAAAACGACGTGTGTAATGTAAAATTTATCATCGAAGAACCCCAGTTTCCGAtgagtatgacgtcacaagaaTCACGtcaaacatgacgtcataattaccaGAAATTGGGAATACTCAACGGTAAATTGTACACGTTATTTTGGTATGTGGCCTTTAATATCGCTGAATCAAACTGGATTAAGTACTTGAGTTATTGTTTAATTAAGAGTAAAAGTGTAATTATGACTAGTAAGGCTACtgaatatgattaaaatattctTACCCATATCCAACGCTACAAATGTAGCTATGGTTACAAACGGCGTGTATTTACTGCTATATGAATACAGAAAAGCACCAAAAGGATAGCCGACTGGAACAGACAAGAGTCATATCAATAAGGTAGTGTTATGTAACATGATTCTGTTGAATATTGTCACACAGTATGGTACTAATCATTTTCGTAAAAACACAACATTGATTATTTCCAACACACAAGTTGCATGCTTCTTTCTTATTCCAAGTGACATGTTGATAATTGTCACGCTATTATATAGTAGGAAAATGGAATGCAGTTAATATAATAAAGGAGATGCTTTCATATCATGTACTAGTTGTAAGCtttatgttttgtaaacaaaCAACAGAAAGAATATGTTCTGTGTCACTCACCAACAACACCGAGTGCACTTCCACCCATCGCCGTTCCCATAGCACGACTTCTTTCTTTATCGTCCCGGTAACGATCAGCGAGTAAACTCATTCCTGTTAAAGTAAATTGCCAGTTAAACAAAGTAATTGCTTGTCAAAACGTTGGATCATGTAtttttaattgtacattttcGGCAAATCAATTAGACGTGAAATTGTACAATACGGTTCATTAAAGATTACACTGATAGAGTTCAATCACATAACCCGTTATGACATGATGTCAAGACAAAATGcatcatttgaaattaaaatttatccCATAACTGGCCTGTCCAGCCATGCCATCCGGCCATTTCAGAACTATCGTGTAAGAACGCATGTGCAATAACACTAGCATGACGTCccatgtagttttgacgtcatattttatatatgaagTCACATCTTAGCCGGATTTCAACTGATTTATATAGAGACAAAGTTTAAAGTTGAACTTATTTCGATTAATAAAATTTGTGTGATGAATTGAATCttttgtgatatgaaatttatcaaagcCGTTAAATGTATCGTGACATataaattattgaacttgtttaataaatatcacatggcaactcatgtaagatcctctactGACGTTAAAAATGTTGACTATTACAGATGTGTTATTAAAAACGTTTCTTTCTCTGAAACTTTAtgaagttttaaattttgttccACACGACTCGCGGAGTTTTTTTTTAGACTTGTTCTATAAAAGTTAATATGATATGGAGTGATACCAGCTGAACGGCTGAAGTTTTCATTCAACTAACgtagatacatacatgtatttgcatacATACGCAATCAAGTATTTTATCAGCAATATATCGTGTGTTACCTGCTATGGTAGAGGCAGCCGACCCAATTCCCTGGATACACCTCGCCAACAGCAATGGGACCATAGATGCCGCGAAAATGTAGACTACAGGTGAaaacatgtatactgtatagttaaCAACATTTCGTTGGGATGACATTTTCGTGGTTTTGTAGAACATTGCAGTATTTAGAAAGGTCAATGTGTGAgataatttaacaataataaatCGTATATCACATGTAGCCAAACGGCCAATTTttgattaacaaaaaaaaaagtttttctcGTACTAAATATTAATAACACTGGCTATACGATTTAAACATTGAACAAATTAAGATCCATTAATTCCGACTCATTTGCTTCTCAGAAAGATCACGTAACgaaaatgaatattaattaattacaaatcGAAAACGCTTTTGATAGGTTAAATACACTGTACACTATCGCCACGATAGAAATCAATGCATACTCACTAGATGATGACAGGAGTAATGTGCTGGTTCCAATAAAAAGCAGAACAGAATAGCCAAATCTGTAATGTATATAAACGGCCAATTATCACACAAATCTATATCAATGTATCTAGATATATAAACCATACAGCGCTTTAGCTTAACGGGGTCAATATTTCCCATGTTTTTATACGAGATATGCGCAGGTAAATTTTCAATTCTTTTAACTATTGCTCTTATGTACGTCAATGAAATTCTGAATATCTCGATGGTGTTAAGAATTTGTGGATGTGAGTGAAAGCGCGAAGATAACAAAAATAAGCCAGCCGCAATATTTTAAGTTGGCTTTACATTATACCGAACCTTGTATAAAAAGACTTCCGACAGTAAGGTGATTGTGGATACTTTTCGAAGAGACTTAACTTGACTGAGTACAAGTGCTTTAGTTGCTTATTTGATTGTATTCACGCTAAAACAACACATGAATTCAAAGTACAAAGAATGATACCAACAAGGTATAGAATAGTCCATAATCTAAACTCTAAATCATGGGTAAGTATACTATATAGTCGCTATGTATTTAAAACCCTTAAACTCTTAAAAAACTTGAAATGACATCTTAATgcaatagtaaaaaaaaaaaacaaaaaaaaacaaaaaccaaaaaaaaaaccatatatgACTGATGTCATTGGTACATCGaataatcaaattttaaacGTTTTGTACTGGTATTCTCTCTACAAATCAAATATGGTTCTACTAAAGGCAAATGCTACTGTTCTAGTCTACGTACCAACAACAATATGTAGTAAGACGTTTGAAAGCAATTCTGGATATATGCCGATCCTTCTGAACTACAAGAATTACTCCCTGGCGGAATGcaacaaagggaaataactctgatcATAATGGTTGACGATtgtcaatatatttcaatacaGACTCACCTATTACACAACATCCCAGCTGCTGGATTAGCTATAATTTGTATTAGAGCCTTGGATGACAACAACCATCCGACTCGGCTGTTTTCGTCTACGGCACTAAAAGACATGAGCAGACGTTTGGCCAAACCGATAGAATTACCGGAAGTGACGTTGCTGAGTTGTTCCACATCCGCGCTTATCATCATCACTTTATCCGTTACATTTAcgtaattaaaataatgttcctGACGAATGGTTTCCTCTAATGACTTTTTATCCAAGTCTATCAGTATTTCTGGGATCACAGGAACTACGAAAATAATACACGAATTGTGAGttaatttcataaaacaatgtttaagTATGTTTAAGCATAAAGGCGCCCTCTTCAAGTTTTCCTTCCCTTCGTATGCTACAGACGTCAATTGAAATTTTGCAAAGGCCAAAGAAAAAACATTAAGAGGCATATCGAAATCACCAATGCATATAGATATGCAACATAAAAAAATCGACTGCATATTGCATGtgaaataatgttttcataATGACTTTGAACCGATGTTTAATGAATGAGGAGATGCGTAAAGGAAgtcacaaataaacaaaaacaatctgtatgtaattattttcttatttgtcACATAAAAAGTCAAaagtaaatattgtattaagTATATGAAACAATGGCTTTTATCAGGTTCCTCTcttataaaaaattgaaaatcagttttaaatgttaaaaataagcTTTAAATGCTGTATTTCAGTAAACACAAATTTGTCTTGGAAATCAATTGCCTATAATAACATTGGCTATAGAGATTATATAccttatttcataaatatttttaattttgatcgGACTCCTCTCTcattaaacattgaaaataagttttaattgtCAAAAATTAGCATAATCATGTGTATGGTATTTATTCAAGTCATAAACATTATAAAGTCTTGATAATAAATTGCATCTAATAACTTTGGCTATagatacatatagatatatatattatttcatatctTTAAAGACTTACCGACTGCTGTTAGTAGAAGGTTGTCCAGCATATTGGTATAGAAAACAAGCACAAGTATTGACACTCGAGATGTTTTAGCTTGTGACAATATAGAATTTCCCCACTCGACAACACTCGTCCTCAACAATGGCTGACCAACACAGAACGGTATGTATTGAAGATTATAAAGAATAAGTAGATTATCTCAAGATATGACAGTGTACATATGAATATcatcaataaaaatgttaacgTATAAAGGAATTATGTGCCTCGTTGTCATTTACTTCGtacaaatatattaatatttacaaagtaTCATAACCCAGAAATGATAAATCCTGTTTAGTACAAATGCCATAATCAGACCAGACCATTTACAATGTTACAATTATACAAAGATACATGGGAATTAACATCAAGATTATCAAGTGAtcttaaaaccatttttttgtattttcatactTTTGTTATTCAAAATTTCTATGAAATATCATTTCTTATCAATTCTTCTAAAACATTACAGACCTATGTAAAAgctaataattaatttcaacttgacagatacattttaaaaaaatcaaattagcAGATACATTAAAAAA
This genomic window from Argopecten irradians isolate NY chromosome 11, Ai_NY, whole genome shotgun sequence contains:
- the LOC138334527 gene encoding synaptic vesicular amine transporter-like, translating into MTTRGRFPDLFSVCPKVERLKFAMPLLRTSVVEWGNSILSQAKTSRVSILVLVFYTNMLDNLLLTAVVPVIPEILIDLDKKSLEETIRQEHYFNYVNVTDKVMMISADVEQLSNVTSGNSIGLAKRLLMSFSAVDENSRVGWLLSSKALIQIIANPAAGMLCNRFGYSVLLFIGTSTLLLSSSIYIFAASMVPLLLARCIQGIGSAASTIAGMSLLADRYRDDKERSRAMGTAMGGSALGVVVGYPFGAFLYSYSSKYTPFVTIATFVALDMVLQIMIVRPTLNQKLPVLGTPLHRLLRDPYILVAAGAVMLTTTAMATLEPTVPLWIIDTMHAQKWELGLVFLPDSIGYFVGANFFGVIAKRIGRWICSLCSMLLIGLCLSLIPLANSVAELILPHFGLGLGLGITDASIMPLLALLVDTRHVAVYGSVYAIAQLAVCLAYGIGPSIAGQIVKLVGFSWLMWGIAIINIAFSPLCLLLRNPPLKDENKPILDCQDKMDKIDNYTETKAE